The proteins below come from a single Triticum aestivum cultivar Chinese Spring chromosome 5D, IWGSC CS RefSeq v2.1, whole genome shotgun sequence genomic window:
- the LOC123125194 gene encoding serine carboxypeptidase-like 15 gives MARQPRKDTTKHAREGETTVRIFTMTTRRRRRDDRRSALVASVCLFLIVLLPSAASLSSSSSSSSSSFSSPQQQSKIITHLPGFDGPLPFQLQTGYVEVDESNGVRLFYYFIRSERDPAQDPVMIWLTGGPGCSAFSGLVYEIGPLSFDRRTDVNGFPKLLYKPDSWTKVSNIIFIDSPVGTGFSYSKTEQGYKSSDTQVVTQIVIFIRKWFDEHPEFLSNPFYVAGDSYCGITVPGITLGIAKGIEDGSGSALSLKGYLVGNPVTAYWYYDNPAKIPFAHGKGLISDEMYQAYKESCSAWEFSQECTESHAAIDECVKDICPNHILEPLCAFASPRPCNLKLNSSAREMLQLQEDYTARAGLQLSEISTECRTAEYAMSMTWANNDTVREALGIHKGTVPSWLRCNFDIRYTNDIFSSVEHHLDVTTRGYRSLIYSGDHDMIVPSIGTQAWIKSLNFSVVDEWRPWYVDAQVAGYTRSYSNNLTFATVKGGGHTAPEYMPKQCLAMFGRWLSGEPL, from the exons ATGGCGAGGCAGCCGCGGAAGGATACTACAAAGCACGCGCGAGAGGGAGAGACGACAGTAAGGATATtcacgatgacgacgaggaggaggagacgagACGACAGACGCAGCGCCCTCGTTGCCTCCGTCTGCCTCTTCCTCATCGTTCTTCTACCCTCTGCCGCTTCCttgtcgtcgtcgtcctcttcctccagCTCCAGCTTCAGCTCCCCTCAGCAGCAGAGCAAGATTATCACCCACCTCCCTGGCTTCGACGGCCCCCTCCCCTTCCAGCTCCAAACGGG GTATGTCGAGGTGGACGAGAGCAATGGCGTCCGCCTCTTCTACTACTTCATCCGGTCGGAGAGGGACCCGGCGCAGGACCCCGTCATGATCTGGCTGACTGGTGGGCCAGGGTGCTCCGCCTTCTCCGGCCTTGTCTATGAGATCG GCCCTCTGAGTTTCGACCGTCGCACCGACGTCAACGGCTTTCCTAAGTTGCTCTACAAACCAGACTCATGGACCAAG GTGAGCAATATCATCTTCATCGATTCCCCCGTTGGAACCGGCTTCTCATACTCCAAAACAGAGCAAGGATACAAATCAAGCGATACCCAAGTCGTCACCCAAATTGTCATCTTCATCAGAAAG TGGTTTGATGAGCACCCAGAGTTCTTGTCAAATCCTTTTTACGTTGCCGGTGATTCCTACTGTGGTATTACTGTGCCAGGCATCACCCTTGGAATAGCTAAAG GGATAGAAGATGGCAGCGGATCAGCTCTCAGTCTAAAG GGCTACCTTGTGGGGAATCCAGTCACAGCTTATTGGTACTATGATAATCCAGCTAAAATTCCATTTGCACACGGAAAAGGTCTCATATCTGACGAAATGTACCAG GCTTACAAGGAGAGCTGCAGTGCATGGGAATTCAGCCAGGAGTGCACAGAAAGTCACGCTGCCATCGACGAG TGTGTCAAGGACATATGCCCAAACCACATCCTGGAGCCCCTGTGCGCTTTCGCGAGCCCGCGTCCATGCAATCTGAAACTGAATTCAAGCGCACGAGAGATGCTCCAGCTGCAGGAGGACTACACTGCCAGGGCCGGGCTTCAGCTGTCTGAGATTTCTACAGAGTGTAGA ACGGCGGAATATGCGATGTCCATGACATGGGCAAACAATGACACTGTCAGAGAGGCTCTTGGTATCCACAAG GGAACGGTTCCTTCATGGCTAAGATGCAACTTCGATATACGGTACACCAACGATATTTTCAGTTCGGTGGAGCACCATCTGGATGTGACCACCAGAGGCTACAGGAGCCTGATCTACAGCGGCGATCATGACATGATTGTACCTTCCATCGGCACGCAGGCCTGGATCAAGTCTCTCAACTTCTCCGTTGTGGATGAGTGGAGACCGTGGTATGTCGATGCACAAGTTGCAGG ATATACAAGGTCTTACTCGAATAACCTTACCTTCGCAACTGTCAAG GGCGGTGGACATACTGCTCCGGAGTACATGCCAAAGCAATGCCTTGCTATGTTTGGAAGGTGGCTTTCTGGTGAGCCTCTTTGA